aaaaaataaggaaatatagaatgtaagctttgtatcaatgctgaatttcttgaacttcttagctgcacttaatgggattacataaaagaatgttcttgttcatgggaaatgtgtatgtgaattatattgtttgttcaaagatgtgtagagcttgctctcatatgttcagaagacagagcaatagatgatggatgatagatagggagggagggaaagagggagggaaagaaagaaatggtggcgtGACAGgacgttaaagttggtggatcggggtatcgggggatgggagtcggggtatgctggaattctgtgtatggggtttgtattgtttttgcaactgtttctgtaagtttgaatttatttcaaaataaaattaaaaaaaaaacatttgtggaaatgataatttatataatccataaaaatatttatgtaatttagGAAGTTTAATTAAGCttaccatgagaaaataaatccaaGTCTTACTTAAGTTAGAAGAGCATGCTAACATCTTTTTTATACTGTGATAAAATCAGGAGAATACATGTTTATAAACCAAAATTATCAAAGTAGTCTAATTTGTCCAGGGAGTCATTTTCATTAGGAACATTATCTGAACTTTCTTCATTATATActcaatatttcttttaaaactttataaaaatttgctaatttttttcccctgagtTACAGCTTCAGCAAACATTTGAGGCCTTTTTAAAGAGCAGTATATCTAAAGCATTAGaaatttgatttctttctccttcccagaAATTCttgaattttctccttttaaatttaaataaatgattattattcTCCTTGAGTGAATCAAAACAGAAACTCCATTAAAATTAACAGACCTTATAATCTAATTCATCATAATCTAATTCATTAATGTTTTTCTAGAGGACAGCAAAGTGCACCAATTTGTTTGCTCAGAAATTATTTTACACTTGCACGATGGAAGAGTTTATCCTAGGCAAGTTAGGGAACTCTGGGAatttacaggattttttttttacctattctTTATGTACTGTGTTCTgaaatactcattcattcatattaTGGATTAATAGGGGAACAACTTCTAAGATTTATTAACACCTTATTGTTGGCACTTACCAgcaaaacttttttgaaagtatTCTTTGTTCTAAGCACATTAAACCAGTTCCAGagtcttttatatatatacttacatatattttctcctctttgaTGGGAGATCTTTGAGTCTGAACTGGATATCCCCATAATGTACTCgaaaggcaatttttttttttttttatgatccacaagtcttttatttcttttttacatctTTTATGCCATGAATTCATAGGGAACGGGCTCCAGTAGCTCAGGCTCTTTTCCATTGGTTCTCACAAAGTGTGCTTCTCTGGGTGGAGCAGGCTGGCGCTTCAGTTGAACCCAGGTACCTTTCTctttggcttccttttttttctgatcattttccttCACACGCTTTAAGAAGCTATCTCGGCTCTTAGAGTGTTTAATATGCTCAATACGTACATTAATTCTCTTGGCAAGAATCTTGCCCTTCACTTGTTTGTTTACAACGATACCAACAGCATGCTGGCTAACACTGTAGACTCTTCCAGTTTTGCCATGGTAACATTTGTGAGGCATTCCTTTTTGAACAGTGCCCATTCCCTTGATGTCTACAATATCACCTTTCTTGTAGATTCGCATATACGTGGCCAGAGGAAAAACTCCATGTTTTCCAAAAGGCCTAGAAAACATATAGCGGGtgcctctcctctttccctttgtGTTCGTCATTTTGGCAAATTACTGCAAGATGGCGGTTCCGGccaaaagaaaaggcaaatttttATGACCAGTTAAATTTTCGAAAGTTTTAAGAAAGAACAAGTACATACAGAACAGATTATCATTATAAAAGGTCATTAGGAAAActagttttttgtgtgtgaggagggggaaatatatatttttttaatttaaaaaattttgatttgaattttaattcttcttaaatattttatttattttgggagGAAGTACTTTGTGGATCTACAGTTTGCTGGCTTTCCTCATTTTAGGt
This is a stretch of genomic DNA from Choloepus didactylus isolate mChoDid1 chromosome 22, mChoDid1.pri, whole genome shotgun sequence. It encodes these proteins:
- the LOC119518507 gene encoding 60S ribosomal protein L21-like translates to MTNTKGKRRGTRYMFSRPFGKHGVFPLATYMRIYKKGDIVDIKGMGTVQKGMPHKCYHGKTGRVYSVSQHAVGIVVNKQVKGKILAKRINVRIEHIKHSKSRDSFLKRVKENDQKKKEAKEKGTWVQLKRQPAPPREAHFVRTNGKEPELLEPVPYEFMA